The DNA segment GGCTGCTGGAGCAGCGTCTCCTGGGCCTCCAGCGCCGAGAAGATCACCAACTCGATGGCCTACTGGGACGCCCACTCCTCCCGGTACTCCACCGTCGTCTACGGCTACGGCAAGTGCGCCCTGCACGACCTGCGCCGCGTCCTCGGTGACACCGCGATGGCCAAGCTGCTGAAGGACTACGCCGCCGCCCACTGGTACGGCGTCTCCACCACCGCCGAGTTCAAGGCCGCCGCCCAGGCCGCCACCAGCACCGACCTCACCTCCTTCTGGACCCAGCACCGCATCGACGGCTGACCTGCGGCCACCGCCGGCCCGGCCGGGGCACCCCCCCGGCCGGGCCACCCGCATGGCCCAAGGAGCGCCTTCGCCCGGCGGTACCCCGCGTGCGGGACGGCCCGATGGCGGGTCAGATGGATGACGTGCGAAGCGACATACTCCTCCCCAGCGGCCGCAGCTCACGCCTTGGTCTCACCGGCGTCCTGACCGGCCTTCTCCTGTTCCTGTCGCCCCCCGCCGCCGTGCCCCACTCCGGCGGGCCGACCGCCCCGCGCGGCAGCGCCTACATGGGCGTGGGCGTACGCGCCCACGACGGAGGCGCGCCGCTTGCCGGTGAACGGTCCGCCGGCCTCCGGGTGACCCAGACCGAGGGCGTGGACGTCTCCAGCCACCAGGGCAACGTCGCCTGGTCCACCCTGTGGAGTGCGGGCACCAAGTGGGCCTACACCAAGGCGACCGAAGGCACGTACTACAAGAACCCCAGCTTCGGTCAGCAGTACAACGGCCCCTACAGCGCGGGCATGATCCGGGGCTCGTACCATTTCGCCACCCCCGACACCACCGGCGGCAAGGCCCAGGCCGACTACTTCGTCGACCACGGCGGCGGCTGGTCCAAGGACGGCAGGACCCTGCCCGGTGTCCTCGACATCGAGTGGAACCCCTACGGGGCGTCCTGCTACGGCAAGTCCAAGAGCGGCATGGTCAGCTGGATCAAGGACTTCCTCAACCGCTACAAGGCCCGTACCGGCCGCTCCGCCGTCATCTACACGGCCACCAACTGGTGGAAGGACTGCACCGGCAACTACTCCGGCTTCGCCTCCTCCCACCCGCTGTGGATCGCCCGCTACGCCTCCACCCCCGGCACCCTGCCGGCCGGCTGGTCCACGCACACCATGTGGCAGTACACCTCCTCCGGCAAGACCGTGGGCGACCACGACAAGTTCAACGGCTCCCTCTCCAGGGTGCGGGCCCTCGCCAACGGCTGACGCCCCGGCACCCCACCGTGCGCGGGACCCGGCCCACGGGCCGTCCCGCGCACCCTCATGCGACGACCACCCGCCAGGCCAGCGCCAGGCCGCCCGCGTACACCAGCGCGCCCAGCGGCAGCCCGCACCACGGCCAGAATCCGCGCCGCCGGGCCGCGACCGCGAGCGCCGTGCCCACCGCCCACACCAGGCCCGCCCACGGCAGCCCCCACATCAGCAGCAGCCCGCCGCCGGTGCAGCGCAGCGGGTCCGGGCGGTGGATGCCGCAGTCGTCGGTGGCGAAGATGGCGAGGCAGCACAGCAGCAGGTTCAGCAGCGCCCCGCCCGCAGCCAGCACGCCGACGACCACCACATAGGCGACCGGCCACGACCCCCGCTGCTGTGTCCCGACCGCTCCGTACCCGCTCATGACCCCACCCCTCGGCTCCCGCCGCTCTTTGGCACTCCCGACGCTACGGGCCGGCCGGCGCCGGGCACGTGAGCGCCGGTACTCAGCGCGGAGGGGCCCGCTACTCAGGACGGCGGCCTCTGAGTAGCCGCACTCAGGCGTACTTCCGCCCGGTCGGGCAGGCTGAGGGCATGACGACGCGATCACCGAAGACCCCGGCACCGCGGCCGTGGGCGGGACTGGCCGCGCTCGGCGTGACCGTCGCGTGCGCGGGGGCGGCGCTCTCCTGGTCCGGCGAGGAGGGCGGCAGACCCCGGGTGAACGACACCCGTGCGGGCGTCTCCTACGCCGTGCCCGAGGGCTGGCACCACGACCCGGCGGCGGACCGGCAGTTGCTCGGCGCCTTCTCCTCCCGGATCAGCCGCGCCTACGGCACCACCCCGGCCGAGGACGCCACCGTACTGACCGGCGCCGCCGGGCGGCCCGTGCCGGGTGCCGAACTGCGCCGGGCGGCCGAGGGCGCCGCCCGCTCCAACGCCGCGTTCTTCTTCCCCGACGCCGCCCCCACCCTCACCGAGTCCCGCCGCACCGAACTGGGCGGGTGCCCCGCGCACACCGTCGCCCTGGACGTCCCGCACCACGGCGGCACCGCCCGCCTGGAGCTGACCGTGGTCGCCGGCGACCACCCCGCCTTCCTCCTCGCCCTCGCCTCGGACGCCGCCGACACCCGCGTCCTCGCCGACGTGCACGCAGTGGAGGCCAGCGTGGCGCTGGGCAGCAGGGCGAGCTAGCTCGGGGGAGGAGCCCGGAGGGCGCCAAGTACCGCCCACACCACCGAGACGAACGGCACCGCCACCACCGCGCCGATCACCCCGGCCACGATGCTGCCCGCGATGACGGAGACCGCGACGACCAGGGGATGCAGGCGCACCGCCCAGCTCATCACCAGCGGATGCAGGACGTGCCCCTCCAACTGGCCGATGACCACGATGAGCACCAGCACCGCCGCGGCCGTCAGCGGGCCGCGCCCGGCCAGGGCCACGACCGTCGCCACGCCGAGCGCCACCGGCGAGCCCACCAGGGGCACGAACGCGGCGACGAACTCCAGCAGGGTCAGCGGCAGCGCCAGTGGCACCCGCAGGACGAACAGCACGATGCCGACCAGGATCGCGTTGGTCGCGGCGATGATGATGATGCCCCGTGTGTACCCGGCGAAGGTCCGCCAGGCCGCCCGCCCCGCCCGCTCCCACCTCGGCCGGGCCCCGCGCGGCAGCAGCCGGATACTCACCCAGCTCCACAGCTTCTCCCCGGAGTGGATGAAGAACACCGAGGCGAACAGCGCCAGCGCCCCGCCCGTGATCACCTCCACCACCCGGCCGAGCCCGGACACCGCGCTGCTGAACAGGCTGGCCCGGTGCCGGGAGAGATAGTCCGTCACCTCCTGCTGGAGCGCGGCCAGCCGCCCCGCGCTCAGCCGGAACGGCGGCTGCCGCAGCCACTCCTCGATCCGGTGCACCCCGCCCCGGAACTCCCCGCTCAGCCGCGTGGACTCGCCCGCCACCGCGTTGCCCACCAGCGCGAGCAGCCCCAGCACCAGCAGG comes from the Streptomyces seoulensis genome and includes:
- a CDS encoding lysozyme, which translates into the protein MDDVRSDILLPSGRSSRLGLTGVLTGLLLFLSPPAAVPHSGGPTAPRGSAYMGVGVRAHDGGAPLAGERSAGLRVTQTEGVDVSSHQGNVAWSTLWSAGTKWAYTKATEGTYYKNPSFGQQYNGPYSAGMIRGSYHFATPDTTGGKAQADYFVDHGGGWSKDGRTLPGVLDIEWNPYGASCYGKSKSGMVSWIKDFLNRYKARTGRSAVIYTATNWWKDCTGNYSGFASSHPLWIARYASTPGTLPAGWSTHTMWQYTSSGKTVGDHDKFNGSLSRVRALANG
- a CDS encoding AI-2E family transporter, whose translation is MVAGDGRRTGRERSGPGARGAVPGSRPAYSVRLPSVTRSIPRTSMAERTVGWLRIAAAYSWRLILVGIVVWGIFSVLGRFQLIAVSLFLALVVTSVLRPLADLLDRFMPRPLSVAVALIGSILLVLGLLALVGNAVAGESTRLSGEFRGGVHRIEEWLRQPPFRLSAGRLAALQQEVTDYLSRHRASLFSSAVSGLGRVVEVITGGALALFASVFFIHSGEKLWSWVSIRLLPRGARPRWERAGRAAWRTFAGYTRGIIIIAATNAILVGIVLFVLRVPLALPLTLLEFVAAFVPLVGSPVALGVATVVALAGRGPLTAAAVLVLIVVIGQLEGHVLHPLVMSWAVRLHPLVVAVSVIAGSIVAGVIGAVVAVPFVSVVWAVLGALRAPPPS